A window of Desulfovibrio desulfuricans DSM 642 contains these coding sequences:
- the opp1C gene encoding nickel/cobalt ABC transporter permease, producing MRVWRRLRNDPVGMVCLCFLLAVAALALCAPLAAPWDPTAIDVRNKFAAWSLAHPLGTDQLGRDVLSRLIWGGRATLGFSLLTMGITLVIGSGLGIVAGFCRGKVDETIMRFCDVMMSFPSEVLILAIVGMLGPGLGNVVIASVIAKWPWYTRMVRSVVMQYTDVNYVRFARVAGCGMWHIFRRHLLPGALGEIIVLATLDTGAVILSVSALSFLGLGVQPPTAEWGAMLSDAKDIMSMYPQQMLPAGMTILLVVAAFNFLGDSLRDALDPAHTTLQGVSL from the coding sequence ATGAGGGTATGGCGGCGGCTGCGCAACGACCCTGTGGGCATGGTCTGCCTGTGCTTTCTGCTTGCCGTGGCGGCGCTTGCGCTGTGCGCGCCCCTGGCGGCTCCGTGGGATCCCACGGCCATTGATGTGAGAAACAAATTTGCAGCATGGTCGCTGGCGCATCCCCTTGGTACCGACCAGCTCGGCAGGGACGTGCTGTCCCGGCTCATCTGGGGCGGGCGCGCCACCCTGGGCTTTTCGCTGCTCACCATGGGCATAACCCTTGTTATCGGCAGCGGATTGGGCATTGTGGCCGGTTTCTGTCGCGGCAAGGTTGACGAAACCATCATGCGCTTTTGCGATGTGATGATGTCCTTTCCCAGCGAGGTGCTCATTCTGGCCATTGTGGGCATGCTTGGGCCGGGGCTTGGCAATGTGGTCATTGCCAGCGTGATTGCCAAGTGGCCCTGGTACACGCGCATGGTTCGCTCTGTGGTCATGCAGTATACGGACGTCAACTATGTGCGCTTTGCCCGCGTGGCGGGCTGCGGCATGTGGCACATCTTCCGCAGGCATCTGCTGCCCGGCGCGCTGGGCGAAATCATTGTGCTGGCAACGCTCGATACCGGGGCGGTGATATTGTCGGTTTCGGCTTTGTCCTTTCTGGGCCTCGGCGTGCAGCCGCCCACGGCGGAGTGGGGAGCCATGCTCAGCGACGCCAAGGACATCATGTCCATGTATCCGCAGCAGATGCTGCCCGCAGGGATGACAATCCTGCTGGTTGTGGCGGCTTTCAACTTTTTGGGCGACAGCCTGCGCGATGCCCTTGACCCAGCCCACACCACCCTGCAGGGGGTGAGCCTGTGA
- a CDS encoding ABC transporter ATP-binding protein: MTPCLAELRNVSVHYGKRCILNGINLRIEKGDFWTLIGPNGAGKSTLMGLFNGLTPHNGGTVYFKGKSVSPDMLGEVRRQVAHVFQATDLDPKMPLSVFASVLSGTYGRLGLFRWPGKKEKNLAMQSLEVVGLAHLAQRPIGHLSGGERQRVALARALAQEPELLLLDEPTAALDWRAQRDICNAVATLREAFNLTVIMVTHDLNAVFALAQKVAMLRAGGMLWQGNAQNAVNAELLSRLYDVPIQIAHSGERRAALF; encoded by the coding sequence GTGACCCCGTGCCTGGCCGAACTGCGCAACGTCAGCGTTCACTACGGCAAGCGATGCATCCTGAACGGCATAAACCTGCGCATCGAAAAGGGTGATTTCTGGACGCTCATCGGCCCCAACGGCGCAGGCAAGTCCACTCTGATGGGCCTTTTTAACGGGCTTACGCCACACAATGGCGGCACCGTGTATTTCAAAGGTAAAAGTGTAAGCCCAGACATGCTGGGCGAGGTACGCCGTCAGGTGGCGCATGTTTTTCAGGCTACCGACCTTGATCCCAAAATGCCGCTTTCTGTCTTCGCCTCCGTGCTCAGCGGCACCTATGGGCGGCTGGGGCTGTTTCGCTGGCCGGGAAAAAAAGAAAAAAATCTTGCTATGCAATCACTTGAAGTCGTTGGCCTTGCGCACCTGGCCCAGCGGCCTATCGGGCATCTTTCGGGTGGCGAAAGGCAGCGGGTGGCGCTTGCCCGCGCCCTGGCGCAGGAGCCGGAACTACTGCTGCTTGACGAACCCACAGCCGCGCTTGACTGGCGTGCGCAGCGGGACATCTGCAATGCTGTTGCCACACTGCGTGAAGCATTCAACCTCACTGTCATCATGGTTACACATGACCTCAACGCTGTGTTTGCGCTGGCTCAAAAGGTTGCCATGCTGCGGGCTGGCGGCATGCTCTGGCAGGGCAACGCGCAGAATGCCGTCAATGCCGAGCTTTTGAGCAGACTGTACGATGTGCCCATTCAGATAGCGCACAGCGGCGAGCGCAGGGCGGCCTTGTTTTAA
- the nikA gene encoding nickel ABC transporter substrate-binding protein: MRKIGFVLAALICCLNISACQNDEKSTAQAQRTEMVYASTKDIRIINPHLYSGEMAAQSMVFEPLVVNTPEGVKPCLAESWEISPDGRVYTFHLRKGVTFTDGAPFDAAAVKLNMDAIVANRQRHGFEMVNEIERNEVVDTYTYRLVLTHPYYPTLVELGLVRPFRIISPNCFINGQTKDGVSGYVGTGPWVLTEHKEKQYALFTANKNYWGAQPRLQAVRWRVMPDHQTIMLALQKGEIDLVFGADGDMLNMDAFNALQKEGKYATLISKPIASRAILLNAHQPVTKDRAVRMALQYAVNKQAIVDGVLNGTESVADTLISPTVPYCDLGLPVRGYDPAKAAAMLEAAGWKLGPDGLRAKDGQKAVVRLYYNSQNAQERTLAEYVQSDLKKVGIEMKIIGEEKQAFLDRQRTGDFELQYSLSWGTPYDPQSYLSSWRKPAHGDYQAQVGMERKEWLDKTISQLMIEPDEATRKAMYREVLTYVHDEGVYIPISYSRTKAVHSKALQGVGFAVSQYEIPFEKMYFENTPAR; the protein is encoded by the coding sequence ATGCGAAAAATCGGTTTTGTACTGGCGGCCCTGATCTGCTGCCTGAACATATCCGCCTGCCAGAATGATGAAAAATCCACTGCCCAGGCGCAGCGTACTGAAATGGTCTACGCCAGCACCAAGGACATCCGCATCATCAATCCCCATCTCTACTCCGGGGAAATGGCCGCCCAGAGTATGGTGTTTGAACCGCTGGTGGTGAACACCCCCGAGGGTGTGAAGCCCTGCCTTGCCGAAAGCTGGGAAATTTCGCCCGATGGCCGGGTGTACACATTTCATTTGCGCAAGGGCGTGACATTCACAGACGGCGCACCCTTTGATGCCGCCGCCGTCAAGCTGAACATGGACGCCATTGTTGCCAACAGGCAGCGGCATGGATTTGAAATGGTTAACGAGATTGAGCGCAACGAAGTGGTGGACACGTACACGTACCGCCTTGTGCTCACGCATCCGTACTATCCCACCCTGGTGGAACTGGGGCTTGTGCGGCCATTCCGTATTATTTCGCCCAACTGCTTTATTAACGGTCAGACCAAGGACGGTGTTTCCGGCTATGTGGGCACCGGCCCCTGGGTGCTGACTGAACACAAGGAAAAGCAGTACGCGCTGTTTACGGCCAACAAAAATTACTGGGGCGCTCAGCCCAGGCTGCAGGCCGTGCGTTGGCGCGTCATGCCTGACCATCAGACCATTATGCTTGCCCTGCAAAAGGGTGAAATTGATTTGGTTTTTGGTGCAGACGGCGACATGCTGAACATGGACGCCTTTAACGCGCTGCAAAAGGAAGGCAAGTACGCCACCCTTATCAGCAAGCCCATTGCCTCGCGCGCCATCCTGCTCAATGCGCACCAGCCCGTGACCAAAGACCGCGCCGTGCGCATGGCCCTGCAATATGCGGTCAACAAGCAGGCCATTGTGGACGGCGTTCTGAACGGCACGGAAAGCGTGGCCGACACGCTTATTTCGCCCACGGTACCCTATTGCGACCTTGGTTTGCCCGTGCGCGGCTATGATCCGGCCAAAGCCGCAGCCATGCTTGAGGCCGCTGGCTGGAAGCTCGGCCCCGATGGCCTGCGCGCCAAGGACGGGCAAAAGGCCGTAGTGCGCCTGTACTACAATTCGCAGAATGCGCAGGAGCGCACCCTTGCCGAATACGTGCAGAGCGACCTGAAAAAGGTCGGCATAGAAATGAAGATCATAGGTGAAGAAAAGCAGGCATTTCTTGACCGCCAGCGCACTGGCGATTTTGAACTGCAATACTCGCTTTCGTGGGGAACCCCCTACGACCCGCAGTCCTACCTTTCATCGTGGCGCAAACCCGCGCACGGCGACTATCAGGCCCAGGTGGGCATGGAGCGCAAGGAATGGCTGGATAAAACCATCAGCCAGCTCATGATTGAACCGGATGAAGCGACCCGCAAGGCCATGTACAGGGAAGTTCTCACCTATGTACATGACGAGGGCGTGTATATTCCCATTTCGTACTCGCGCACCAAGGCTGTGCATTCCAAAGCATTGCAGGGCGTTGGATTCGCTGTTTCGCAGTACGAAATTCCTTTTGAAAAAATGTATTTCGAGAACACACCCGCCCGCTAG
- a CDS encoding TonB-dependent receptor produces the protein MNKVSAIVAAAVLAGHCLCVQPGWAAETPPETGGQEAPASKADLTQGSLTAYDLPAVTAFGVADQAPTVPVQTRFGTQYNVVTEEQIRLQNSLDFYDALRNVPGVMYQKKNIIGGQTSASLYVRGRGASHPSPDINIFFDDVPRSGVLYGQALADGIPVYALGGMEIYKYPQPSRFGTGYAMLNFIPKYMTKEGYELRIGAEGGSFGTVAENVGMGAKKDNVDIYAAQSLVSTLGHKDHTAAYQASYYGNMGIGLSDNWSLRMMANRVDAQTQVPNNPITNTRTTDRYDTQTSLATLSLINKYNNANGYLKGYYNDTLFYLRGENSNTTTSVQTNNLYGLRGRETYSIWEGSEIVNGFDLDISDLRNDQRTYSTDSTTSWEFPQHRMFSPYAAISQMFGSKESFHITPSAGLRLYTSNLFEDKTAPQAGLVLGYNNTNLGLNYARGVNYPSPVILQGLLTNKTSLPSGLDTKDIRPEVVDHYEMSLSHTQPGLFTTSATVFHDDGRDRLRAYMYGNANPTSDFFTSSASEYKIDGLELAGSVTPTDNLELFVGATWLKTWAKGDDGETTSKMPYTPAFALQTGFKWKFFDNFQLSGDYQYLKDVYAANWMRTTNPKTPSSNVTTLNERNRLPDINVFNARLDYTFSYDDMHIEEGKVFVAVNNIFNTPYAYSMELSGNNRGLYNMPGTSVMVGFDLKF, from the coding sequence ATGAACAAGGTTTCAGCAATTGTGGCGGCTGCCGTGCTTGCAGGCCACTGTCTTTGCGTTCAGCCGGGCTGGGCTGCAGAGACTCCACCCGAAACAGGAGGGCAGGAGGCCCCTGCCTCAAAGGCAGACCTCACGCAGGGCAGCCTGACAGCGTATGACCTGCCCGCCGTAACCGCTTTCGGCGTGGCCGATCAGGCTCCAACTGTTCCAGTGCAGACGCGGTTTGGCACCCAGTACAACGTGGTGACTGAAGAGCAGATCCGCCTACAGAACTCTCTTGATTTTTATGACGCCCTGCGCAACGTGCCGGGCGTCATGTATCAGAAAAAGAACATCATCGGCGGGCAAACCAGCGCGAGCCTTTATGTGCGCGGGCGCGGCGCAAGCCATCCAAGCCCTGACATCAATATCTTTTTTGATGACGTGCCGCGCAGCGGCGTGCTGTACGGGCAGGCCTTGGCCGACGGCATCCCGGTTTACGCCCTCGGGGGCATGGAAATTTACAAATACCCCCAGCCGTCGCGCTTTGGCACCGGTTATGCCATGCTGAACTTTATTCCCAAATACATGACCAAGGAAGGTTATGAGCTGCGCATTGGCGCAGAGGGCGGCAGCTTTGGCACCGTAGCCGAAAACGTGGGCATGGGCGCAAAAAAAGACAATGTGGATATTTATGCCGCGCAAAGCCTTGTCAGCACGCTGGGGCACAAGGATCACACAGCGGCCTACCAGGCGAGCTACTACGGCAACATGGGCATAGGCCTGTCTGACAACTGGTCGTTGCGCATGATGGCCAACCGGGTGGATGCACAGACTCAGGTTCCCAACAATCCCATTACCAATACCCGCACCACAGACCGCTACGATACACAGACAAGCCTTGCCACGTTGAGCCTCATCAACAAGTACAACAACGCCAATGGTTACCTCAAAGGCTATTACAACGACACGCTGTTTTATCTGCGCGGCGAAAATTCCAACACAACCACATCGGTGCAAACCAACAATCTGTACGGATTGCGAGGCCGCGAAACCTATTCCATCTGGGAAGGCAGCGAGATCGTCAATGGCTTTGATCTTGATATCAGCGACCTGCGCAACGATCAGCGGACGTATTCCACAGATTCCACAACATCGTGGGAATTTCCGCAGCACAGGATGTTTTCGCCCTACGCTGCCATCAGCCAGATGTTTGGCAGCAAGGAGAGCTTTCACATTACGCCTTCCGCTGGTCTGCGCCTGTACACAAGCAACCTCTTTGAAGACAAAACCGCCCCTCAGGCGGGCCTTGTGCTTGGCTACAACAACACCAATCTTGGCCTCAACTACGCGCGGGGCGTCAACTATCCAAGCCCTGTTATCCTCCAGGGCCTGCTGACCAACAAAACATCATTGCCTTCCGGTCTGGACACCAAGGATATTCGCCCCGAAGTGGTGGACCACTATGAAATGTCGCTCAGCCACACCCAGCCGGGGCTGTTCACGACAAGCGCCACGGTCTTTCACGATGACGGCCGCGACAGGCTGCGCGCCTATATGTACGGGAACGCCAACCCCACCAGCGACTTTTTCACTTCGTCCGCGTCTGAATACAAAATTGACGGGCTTGAACTTGCTGGCAGCGTCACGCCCACAGACAACCTTGAGCTCTTTGTGGGCGCAACATGGCTGAAAACATGGGCCAAGGGCGATGACGGCGAAACTACAAGCAAAATGCCCTACACGCCTGCCTTTGCCCTGCAAACCGGCTTCAAGTGGAAGTTCTTTGATAACTTCCAGCTCAGCGGCGATTACCAGTACCTCAAGGATGTTTACGCAGCCAACTGGATGCGGACGACAAACCCCAAAACGCCTTCCAGCAACGTAACCACACTGAATGAAAGAAATCGTCTGCCCGACATCAACGTGTTTAACGCAAGGCTGGACTATACTTTCAGCTACGATGACATGCACATTGAAGAAGGCAAGGTCTTTGTGGCGGTAAACAACATCTTCAATACGCCATACGCATACAGCATGGAGCTTTCCGGCAACAACCGGGGGCTTTACAACATGCCTGGCACAAGCGTCATGGTTGGCTTTGACCTCAAGTTCTAA
- a CDS encoding class I SAM-dependent methyltransferase, whose amino-acid sequence MIKNSAQQAERVDFFNAHATGWEARNYPPEKLRQVDQLVQGLPLAHAQVILDVGCGEGVLQPFLQKYAQTDASFLALDPSAAMLKCLSARFPHVRAYQAEAECMPLPDASVDMVICFSAFPHVVDKKTAALEFYRVLRPAGRAYVLHIDGREKLNQLHDSHHAVEGDHLPCPTGMRIIFSEAGFTNIEASEGPDYVHFCAIK is encoded by the coding sequence ATGATCAAGAACTCTGCACAACAGGCTGAAAGAGTGGATTTTTTCAACGCGCACGCCACCGGATGGGAGGCCCGAAACTATCCGCCGGAAAAACTCCGGCAGGTTGACCAGCTGGTTCAGGGTCTGCCCCTGGCGCATGCCCAGGTTATTCTGGATGTGGGCTGCGGCGAAGGTGTGCTGCAGCCTTTTTTGCAAAAATACGCCCAGACCGATGCGTCATTCCTGGCGCTCGACCCTTCCGCAGCAATGCTCAAATGTCTTTCCGCGCGCTTTCCCCATGTGCGTGCATATCAGGCCGAGGCAGAATGCATGCCCTTGCCGGACGCCAGCGTGGACATGGTTATCTGTTTTTCCGCCTTTCCGCACGTGGTGGACAAAAAAACTGCGGCTCTCGAGTTTTATCGCGTTCTGCGTCCCGCAGGACGGGCCTATGTGCTGCACATAGATGGCCGAGAAAAACTCAATCAGCTTCATGACAGCCACCATGCCGTTGAGGGCGATCATCTGCCCTGCCCCACGGGCATGCGCATCATCTTTTCCGAGGCTGGTTTTACGAACATTGAGGCCAGTGAAGGGCCGGATTACGTTCACTTTTGCGCTATAAAATAG
- a CDS encoding metal ABC transporter solute-binding protein, Zn/Mn family has product MKKFAALLWLALILIPLSATAAEPLRVVAGTSLISDIVADLTEGKSETLTLIQGSSCPGHENASTGDYVFAAKAKLLLVHPFQRHLQQVDAMLQAVGNPLLAIVEVSPRGSWLIPDIQKQAVREIAAALEGAAPELAPVIRQRALQRLQKIDAIAAECRSALAATQGLPVIAAYMQAEFVKWAGFDVIRTFGRAEDVNARGLAEILCAVKDSPVAGVVDNYQSGPDAGLPLALELGVTHVVLSNFPGSSDDAPDYFSLLRRNVAQLQTIKAKP; this is encoded by the coding sequence ATGAAAAAATTTGCCGCCCTTCTGTGGCTTGCACTGATCCTCATTCCCCTTTCCGCAACAGCGGCGGAACCGCTGCGTGTTGTGGCCGGAACTTCGCTTATTTCAGATATTGTTGCCGACCTGACAGAAGGTAAAAGCGAAACGCTCACCCTGATCCAGGGTTCAAGTTGCCCTGGGCATGAGAATGCAAGCACCGGGGATTATGTTTTTGCCGCCAAGGCAAAACTGCTGCTCGTTCACCCGTTTCAGCGCCATCTGCAGCAGGTCGATGCCATGCTTCAGGCTGTGGGCAATCCTTTGCTTGCTATTGTTGAAGTAAGCCCGCGTGGCAGCTGGCTCATACCCGATATACAAAAGCAGGCCGTGCGGGAAATTGCGGCGGCGCTTGAAGGCGCAGCCCCTGAGCTTGCGCCGGTTATCAGGCAAAGGGCGCTGCAAAGGCTGCAAAAGATTGACGCCATTGCCGCAGAATGCCGCTCCGCGCTTGCTGCCACGCAGGGCTTGCCTGTTATCGCAGCCTACATGCAGGCAGAATTTGTAAAATGGGCGGGCTTTGACGTGATCCGCACCTTTGGCAGGGCTGAAGACGTTAATGCGCGTGGGCTGGCTGAAATTTTGTGCGCAGTCAAAGACAGCCCCGTGGCGGGTGTGGTGGATAATTATCAGAGCGGGCCAGACGCGGGGCTTCCGTTGGCGCTGGAGCTTGGGGTGACGCATGTGGTGCTTTCCAATTTTCCAGGTTCCAGCGACGACGCGCCGGACTATTTCAGCCTGTTGCGCCGTAACGTGGCGCAATTGCAAACCATAAAGGCAAAGCCGTGA
- the opp1B gene encoding nickel/cobalt ABC transporter permease, giving the protein MKAYILRRLLLTIPLLLGISFVSFVIIQLSPSDPAEVAVRVNEIEPTDEVLAITREQLGLNKPFLTRYADWMCAVAQGDLGRRYVDNKPVAQELARALPPTVWLALTATLFMAVCSVGMAFVCAMYEGRTVDYLLRGFIFLGTATPGFWAGLLLMWLFSVKLNWLPTSGMQGASSVILPAATLSLSYISTYARLLRNSMVQNKQKNSVLYARARGLTRSMIWRHIFRNSLQSTLTGLGMSLPKLMAGTFVVETIFAWPGLGWLCVTAIFNRDFPVIQAYVLLMAVMFVGCNLLVDILCAVIDPRLRARGQA; this is encoded by the coding sequence ATGAAAGCATACATTCTCCGCCGCCTCCTGCTGACAATCCCGCTTTTGCTGGGGATTTCCTTTGTTTCATTCGTCATCATCCAGCTCAGCCCAAGCGACCCGGCCGAGGTGGCAGTCCGCGTCAATGAAATCGAGCCCACGGATGAAGTGCTGGCTATCACGCGTGAGCAGCTTGGCCTCAACAAGCCTTTTCTGACGCGCTATGCGGACTGGATGTGCGCCGTTGCGCAGGGTGATCTGGGCAGGCGCTATGTGGACAACAAGCCCGTTGCGCAGGAACTGGCCCGGGCCTTGCCCCCCACCGTGTGGCTGGCGCTGACGGCAACGCTCTTTATGGCGGTGTGCAGCGTGGGTATGGCTTTTGTGTGCGCCATGTACGAGGGACGCACTGTGGATTACCTGCTGCGCGGGTTTATTTTTCTTGGCACTGCCACGCCCGGTTTCTGGGCCGGACTGCTGCTCATGTGGCTTTTTTCCGTCAAGCTCAACTGGTTGCCCACCAGCGGCATGCAGGGCGCAAGCTCGGTCATTCTGCCAGCAGCGACACTCTCTTTGTCCTACATTTCCACCTATGCGCGGCTTTTGCGCAACAGCATGGTGCAGAACAAGCAGAAGAATTCCGTGCTCTATGCTAGGGCGAGGGGCCTCACGCGGAGCATGATCTGGCGGCATATATTTCGCAATTCCCTGCAATCCACCCTGACCGGGCTTGGCATGTCGCTGCCAAAGCTCATGGCCGGAACTTTTGTGGTAGAAACCATCTTTGCCTGGCCCGGCCTCGGCTGGCTGTGCGTCACCGCCATTTTTAACCGCGATTTCCCCGTCATTCAGGCCTATGTGCTGCTGATGGCCGTGATGTTTGTGGGCTGCAACCTGCTGGTGGACATCTTGTGCGCAGTCATTGATCCGCGCCTGCGCGCCAGGGGGCAGGCATGA
- a CDS encoding outer membrane homotrimeric porin, translating into MRKKVLSLLAVAALLPGLAATAQAVDFKTKGVWIMNFEYGGGGNFMERGRSVNGTQANRTTGWGRYNEDQFEAKSRVRLQLDAVASEALSGTVYFEIGRQYWGQAGNKSGAALGADGNNVIKIKHSYLDWTMPQTDVKVRMGIQRIFLPDYVTEASQAFDADTAGITVSVPVNEHLSLTGFWARAYNDNWAGTGNSPQSYLDNFDLFGLTAPLRFEGVNITPWGLVGAFGSNTFRKNNDFYGKNNDGAGALGVAPATYALNDGKVGRQIANAYSTIFWAGLTGEAVAWNPFRLAWSFNYGQSDTGVETLNRKGWYGSLLAEYSMDWGVPGIYGWYTSGDDGNVKNGSERMPTIEANNESTNGLDSFGTLGTLTLGRDTLLSSTFVGTWGVGARVKDVSFLDKLKHTFHANLLGGTNSPTMAKYIKGQKDVDGQTLFRPDVTPGSMGDFNTANYYGLYLTSRDYAAEFGVTSTYQMYDNFKIVVEANYIALWLDQSKDVWGGYTTTSGARMGGVTTQDAWNVNMSFIYKF; encoded by the coding sequence ATGCGGAAAAAAGTTTTATCGCTTCTGGCTGTCGCAGCCTTGCTGCCTGGCCTTGCCGCCACTGCGCAGGCTGTGGACTTCAAGACCAAGGGCGTCTGGATCATGAATTTTGAATATGGCGGCGGCGGCAATTTTATGGAACGGGGGCGCTCAGTAAACGGCACGCAGGCCAACCGCACCACGGGCTGGGGCCGTTATAATGAAGACCAGTTCGAGGCCAAGTCGCGTGTGCGCCTTCAGCTTGACGCCGTGGCATCAGAAGCGCTTTCCGGCACCGTGTATTTTGAGATTGGCCGCCAGTACTGGGGGCAGGCCGGCAACAAGTCCGGCGCGGCTCTGGGGGCGGACGGCAACAACGTCATCAAGATCAAGCACAGCTACCTTGACTGGACCATGCCGCAAACCGATGTAAAGGTTCGCATGGGCATTCAGCGCATCTTTTTGCCGGACTACGTGACCGAAGCCTCGCAGGCCTTTGACGCCGACACCGCAGGCATAACGGTTTCCGTGCCGGTAAACGAACACCTCTCGCTCACAGGATTCTGGGCGCGCGCCTACAATGACAACTGGGCCGGAACCGGAAATTCCCCGCAGAGCTATCTGGACAACTTTGATCTTTTCGGCCTTACCGCTCCCCTGCGTTTTGAAGGCGTCAACATCACCCCCTGGGGCCTTGTGGGCGCGTTTGGCAGCAATACCTTTCGCAAGAACAATGATTTTTACGGCAAAAACAACGATGGCGCGGGCGCGCTGGGCGTAGCCCCTGCTACGTATGCCCTCAATGACGGCAAGGTCGGGCGGCAGATCGCCAATGCCTACTCCACCATTTTCTGGGCAGGCCTGACAGGCGAAGCCGTGGCCTGGAATCCCTTCCGGCTGGCGTGGAGCTTCAACTACGGGCAGTCGGACACTGGCGTTGAAACCCTGAACCGCAAGGGCTGGTACGGCTCCCTGCTGGCAGAATACAGTATGGATTGGGGTGTTCCCGGTATCTACGGCTGGTATACGAGCGGCGACGACGGCAACGTGAAAAACGGCTCCGAGCGCATGCCCACCATTGAAGCCAACAACGAAAGCACCAACGGGCTGGACAGTTTCGGCACGCTCGGCACCCTCACCCTTGGGCGCGATACCCTGCTTAGCTCCACCTTTGTGGGAACCTGGGGCGTGGGCGCGCGCGTGAAAGACGTGAGCTTTCTGGACAAGCTCAAGCACACCTTCCACGCCAACCTGCTTGGCGGCACCAACAGCCCCACCATGGCCAAGTACATCAAGGGGCAGAAAGATGTGGACGGGCAAACCCTGTTCCGCCCCGATGTAACCCCCGGCAGCATGGGCGATTTCAACACGGCCAACTACTACGGCCTGTACCTGACCTCGCGCGACTACGCTGCGGAATTTGGCGTCACCTCCACCTACCAGATGTACGACAACTTCAAGATTGTGGTGGAAGCCAACTACATTGCCCTGTGGCTTGACCAGTCCAAGGATGTCTGGGGCGGGTACACCACCACAAGCGGCGCGCGTATGGGCGGCGTCACCACCCAGGACGCCTGGAACGTCAACATGAGCTTTATCTACAAATTCTAA
- a CDS encoding metal ABC transporter permease, which produces MDDFFQYAFLQRALLMALLGGSVCGAMGVFVVLWRMSLVGMCVSHAAFAGALLALWLGAPPLAGGLAASLGAASAVGPLAEKPGFSLDTAMGVVFSVVMSLAMLALGLMPGARTEGLSLIWGSLLTVTRFDLQLMAATAFLLFGFVFLFFKEIEAIMGQRHAAVAAGIPVKGIYYACLILMGLVVACALKAIGGLLIYALIVTPAATALQITYRLSRMFLLAALFGAVASVAGLWLSFHWAVPPGAVIVLVSSAILVAAMIFSPKKTCRSEQTSPVERAIRPDR; this is translated from the coding sequence ATGGATGACTTTTTTCAGTACGCCTTTTTGCAAAGGGCCTTGCTTATGGCCTTGCTTGGCGGTTCGGTCTGTGGGGCAATGGGCGTCTTTGTGGTGTTGTGGCGCATGAGTCTGGTGGGGATGTGCGTTTCGCACGCCGCCTTTGCCGGGGCGCTGCTTGCCTTATGGCTTGGCGCTCCACCGCTGGCGGGGGGGCTTGCAGCCAGCCTTGGGGCTGCCTCTGCTGTGGGGCCGCTTGCCGAAAAACCCGGATTCAGCCTTGATACCGCCATGGGTGTTGTCTTTTCGGTGGTGATGAGCCTGGCCATGCTGGCTTTGGGCCTTATGCCCGGCGCGCGGACAGAAGGCCTCAGCCTCATATGGGGAAGCCTGCTCACGGTCACACGCTTTGACCTGCAACTCATGGCCGCAACCGCCTTTCTTCTATTTGGCTTTGTCTTTCTGTTTTTCAAGGAAATCGAGGCAATCATGGGGCAGAGGCATGCGGCGGTCGCTGCGGGTATCCCCGTCAAGGGCATCTACTATGCCTGCCTCATTTTGATGGGGCTGGTGGTGGCTTGTGCCCTCAAGGCCATCGGCGGCTTATTGATCTATGCGCTTATTGTTACACCAGCAGCCACGGCATTGCAGATCACCTATCGCCTGAGCCGCATGTTTCTGCTGGCCGCCCTGTTCGGCGCGGTAGCTTCCGTTGCGGGCCTGTGGCTTTCATTCCATTGGGCTGTGCCGCCGGGGGCCGTTATTGTGCTGGTTTCTTCCGCCATACTTGTTGCAGCCATGATCTTTTCGCCCAAGAAGACATGCCGGAGCGAGCAGACATCTCCTGTCGAGAGAGCAATCAGGCCTGATCGCTAA